A single region of the Pontibacter kalidii genome encodes:
- a CDS encoding OsmC family peroxiredoxin produces MRKHRAEARWNKGLKNGEGEVKSATGAFQSKYSFASRFGDSNSGTSPEELIGAAHSGCFSMFLSGLLEKENLSPAYVETKAVVTLGEVDGAPTITKIELNTEVKAEGLDNEKLQQLAQDAKKGCPVSKALNAVPEITLQATLKE; encoded by the coding sequence ATGAGAAAACACAGAGCAGAAGCCCGCTGGAACAAAGGCCTGAAAAACGGCGAGGGTGAAGTAAAATCGGCTACCGGGGCCTTTCAGTCAAAGTATAGCTTCGCCTCCCGCTTCGGCGACAGCAACAGCGGCACCTCGCCCGAGGAACTGATCGGTGCGGCACACTCCGGCTGCTTTTCGATGTTCCTGAGCGGCTTGCTGGAAAAAGAAAACCTCTCGCCAGCCTATGTGGAAACAAAGGCCGTAGTTACCTTAGGCGAAGTAGACGGGGCGCCGACCATCACCAAGATCGAGCTAAACACCGAAGTAAAAGCCGAGGGACTGGACAACGAGAAGCTGCAGCAGCTGGCACAGGATGCCAAGAAAGGGTGCCCGGTTTCGAAGGCCCTGAACGCCGTGCCTGAAATAACGCTGCAGGCCACGCTTAAAGAATAA
- a CDS encoding GH3 auxin-responsive promoter family protein, whose product MGVRALLSKPFAAYVHQKNQGWIEHPTEAQQAVFKEIITKAQHTKFGRDHGFGSIRTHADYVQAVPVRDYEELLPYFSLVKQGQKDVLWPGKPLYLAKTSGTTSGTKYIPISSDSISNHINGARDALLAYVHETGKSAFLDGKMIFLSGSPELEEVGGIKTGRLSGIANHHVPGYLRTNQLPSYRTNCIEDWETKLDQIIEETIDQNMTLISGIPPWVQMYFDKLIRQTGKQIQDIFPNFGLFVYGGVNFEPYRKKLYESIGRQIDSIETFPASEGFFAYQNSQTDPGLLLLLNTGIFYEFIPTEEYFSDNPTRLTIDQVEPGVNYALVISSNAGLWSYSVGDTVKFVSVKPYKLVVSGRIKHFISAFGEHVIGEEVEKAMKQAMQKFKEVELIEFTVAPFVSQNQGQSYHEWLVEFSRKPHSPDAFAEELDKQLRQLNSYYDDLITGNILQKLKLTALPKGAFQRYMKSEGKLGGQNKVPRLSNDRKLADGLLEVSKQG is encoded by the coding sequence ATGGGTGTTAGAGCGTTGTTGAGCAAGCCCTTTGCGGCCTATGTGCATCAGAAAAACCAGGGTTGGATAGAGCATCCGACGGAGGCGCAGCAAGCTGTATTTAAAGAGATTATAACCAAGGCGCAGCACACCAAGTTTGGCCGCGACCATGGCTTTGGAAGTATAAGAACGCATGCCGACTACGTGCAGGCCGTGCCCGTGCGCGACTACGAGGAGCTGCTGCCATACTTCAGCCTGGTAAAGCAGGGCCAGAAGGATGTGCTATGGCCCGGAAAGCCGCTTTATCTGGCCAAAACCTCCGGTACCACCTCCGGTACCAAGTATATCCCCATTTCCTCCGATTCCATTTCCAACCACATCAACGGCGCCCGCGACGCGCTTTTGGCTTATGTGCATGAAACGGGTAAATCCGCTTTCCTGGACGGGAAGATGATTTTCTTGTCGGGGAGCCCCGAGCTGGAGGAAGTGGGCGGCATTAAAACCGGAAGGCTCTCGGGGATTGCCAATCACCACGTGCCGGGCTACCTGCGCACCAACCAACTGCCCAGCTACCGCACCAACTGCATCGAGGATTGGGAAACCAAGCTCGACCAGATCATCGAGGAAACCATAGACCAGAACATGACGCTGATCTCGGGCATTCCGCCCTGGGTACAGATGTATTTCGACAAGCTGATAAGGCAGACGGGTAAGCAGATACAGGATATCTTCCCGAATTTCGGCCTGTTTGTATACGGTGGCGTGAATTTTGAGCCTTACCGCAAAAAGCTCTACGAATCCATTGGCAGGCAGATAGATTCAATAGAGACTTTCCCGGCTTCTGAGGGCTTTTTTGCCTACCAGAACAGCCAGACCGACCCAGGGCTGCTACTGCTCCTGAACACGGGTATCTTCTACGAGTTTATACCTACGGAAGAGTACTTCAGCGATAACCCGACCCGCCTCACCATCGACCAGGTGGAGCCGGGGGTAAACTACGCCCTGGTGATCAGCAGCAACGCCGGCCTCTGGAGTTACTCGGTTGGCGACACTGTAAAGTTTGTGTCTGTAAAGCCTTACAAGCTAGTGGTGAGTGGGCGCATCAAACACTTTATCTCAGCCTTTGGTGAGCACGTGATAGGCGAGGAGGTGGAGAAGGCCATGAAGCAGGCGATGCAGAAGTTTAAGGAGGTAGAGCTGATCGAGTTTACCGTGGCACCCTTCGTGAGCCAGAACCAAGGCCAGTCGTACCACGAGTGGCTGGTGGAGTTTTCGCGGAAGCCGCACAGCCCCGATGCCTTCGCCGAGGAACTGGACAAGCAACTGCGGCAGCTCAACTCCTACTACGACGACCTGATTACGGGCAACATATTACAGAAGCTAAAGCTGACGGCGCTGCCAAAAGGGGCGTTTCAGAGATATATGAAGTCGGAGGGCAAGCTGGGAGGGCAGAACAAAGTGCCGAGGCTTAGTAATGACAGAAAGCTGGCGGATGGTTTGCTGGAGGTGAGTAAACAGGGATAA
- a CDS encoding 1-deoxy-D-xylulose-5-phosphate reductoisomerase — MKRIAILGSTGSIGVQALDVIRANPESFELEVITAHSNADLLVQQALEFKPNVVVIAREDLYEQVQQALQHEDMKVYAGSKALCSVVEMGTVDMVLTAMVGYAGLLPTIRAIEAGKQIALANKETLVVAGQLITSLAREKGVNIYPVDSEHSAIFQCLAGEFHNPIEKIILTASGGPFRGRTAADLAEVTKAQALKHPNWDMGAKITIDSASLMNKGLEVIEAKWLFGLRNEQIEVVVHPQSIIHSLVQFEDGSIKAQLGLPDMKLPIQYALGYPQRLRSDFPRFSFLDYPQLTFEQPDLKTFRNLQLAFDAMERGGNMPCILNAANEVAVSAFLRDEVGFLQMSDIIESCMAKVTYIANPSYEDYVTTDEEARKRAAELINK; from the coding sequence ATGAAAAGAATAGCCATACTTGGCTCCACCGGCTCCATTGGCGTGCAGGCGTTGGATGTGATCAGGGCGAATCCGGAGAGCTTTGAGCTGGAGGTGATCACCGCCCACAGCAACGCCGACCTGCTGGTGCAGCAGGCACTGGAGTTTAAGCCCAACGTCGTCGTTATCGCCCGCGAAGACCTGTACGAGCAGGTGCAGCAGGCACTGCAGCACGAGGATATGAAAGTATACGCCGGCAGCAAAGCCCTTTGCTCCGTGGTGGAGATGGGCACTGTGGACATGGTGCTCACCGCCATGGTAGGCTATGCCGGCCTGCTGCCCACTATCCGTGCCATTGAGGCCGGCAAACAGATCGCGCTGGCCAACAAAGAGACGCTGGTGGTGGCGGGGCAGCTTATCACCAGCCTGGCCCGTGAGAAAGGCGTCAACATCTACCCCGTGGATTCGGAGCACAGCGCTATTTTTCAGTGCCTGGCTGGCGAATTCCACAACCCGATCGAGAAAATCATACTTACCGCCTCCGGTGGACCGTTTAGAGGAAGAACCGCCGCAGACCTGGCCGAGGTAACCAAGGCGCAGGCCCTGAAGCACCCGAACTGGGACATGGGCGCCAAAATCACCATCGACTCGGCTTCCTTAATGAACAAGGGCCTGGAGGTGATCGAGGCCAAGTGGCTTTTCGGTTTGAGGAACGAGCAGATAGAGGTAGTGGTGCATCCGCAATCCATCATTCACTCGCTGGTACAGTTTGAGGACGGCTCCATAAAGGCGCAGCTCGGCCTGCCTGACATGAAGCTGCCGATTCAGTATGCCTTGGGGTATCCGCAGCGCCTGAGGTCCGATTTTCCGCGCTTCAGCTTTCTGGACTACCCGCAACTCACCTTTGAACAGCCGGACCTGAAGACCTTCCGCAACCTGCAGTTGGCCTTCGATGCCATGGAGCGCGGTGGCAACATGCCCTGTATCCTAAACGCTGCCAACGAGGTGGCAGTCAGCGCCTTTCTGCGTGATGAGGTGGGTTTTCTACAGATGTCCGACATCATCGAAAGCTGTATGGCAAAAGTTACGTATATTGCGAATCCTTCTTACGAAGACTATGTTACTACAGATGAGGAGGCACGCAAACGGGCTGCAGAACTGATAAACAAATAA
- the rseP gene encoding RIP metalloprotease RseP, producing the protein MDILIMVGQLILGLTILVGLHELGHMLTAKWFGMRVEKYAIGFPPKIFSKKFGETEYMLGLIPLGGFVKISGMVDESMDTEALKEEPKPWEFRAKPAWQRLIVMMGGIIVNVITGIVIFIALTYTYGEQYIPAKEVKYGVVANELGQEIGFQTGDKVVAVNGKELERFEDVRSMDALLGSNSYYTVERNGQLVDLKVPVDLMDKLADDKNQMFFVEPRMPFKVGQVVKGSAASKAGLQEGDFITMINGESVKFFHEFQEALKANAGKAITMTVERNDKLVKLKAEVGEDGTIGFQAVPLLQTATKQYSLAEAIPMGTDQAFSVITANLKGFGKIFRGEVSASKSLSGPIGIAQIFGDTFNWYKFWSITGMLSMVLAFMNFLPIPALDGGHVVFLTYEMISGRKPSDNFLENAQKVGMVLLLGLMAFAIFNDVFKIIF; encoded by the coding sequence ATGGATATATTGATCATGGTGGGCCAGTTGATACTGGGCCTCACAATTTTAGTTGGCTTACACGAGTTGGGGCACATGCTGACGGCCAAATGGTTCGGAATGCGTGTAGAGAAGTATGCGATCGGCTTTCCTCCGAAGATCTTCAGCAAGAAGTTTGGTGAGACAGAGTACATGCTGGGGCTGATCCCGCTGGGCGGTTTCGTGAAGATCTCGGGCATGGTGGATGAGTCGATGGATACGGAAGCCCTGAAAGAGGAGCCGAAGCCATGGGAGTTCCGCGCCAAACCCGCCTGGCAGCGCCTGATCGTGATGATGGGCGGCATTATCGTGAACGTGATCACAGGCATCGTTATCTTTATCGCCCTTACTTATACCTATGGCGAGCAGTACATACCTGCCAAAGAGGTAAAGTATGGCGTGGTGGCCAACGAGCTGGGCCAGGAAATCGGTTTCCAGACAGGGGATAAGGTAGTAGCCGTGAACGGCAAGGAACTGGAGCGCTTTGAGGATGTCCGTTCCATGGATGCCCTGCTAGGCAGTAACTCCTACTATACTGTGGAGCGCAACGGCCAACTAGTGGACCTGAAAGTGCCGGTAGATTTGATGGATAAGCTGGCCGATGATAAGAACCAAATGTTCTTTGTTGAGCCCCGCATGCCGTTTAAGGTAGGCCAGGTGGTTAAAGGCAGCGCCGCCTCCAAGGCAGGCCTGCAGGAGGGCGACTTCATCACGATGATAAATGGGGAGAGCGTGAAGTTCTTCCACGAGTTCCAGGAGGCCCTGAAAGCCAATGCAGGTAAAGCCATTACCATGACCGTGGAGCGCAACGATAAGCTGGTGAAGCTGAAGGCCGAAGTGGGCGAGGACGGAACGATCGGTTTCCAGGCGGTGCCACTGCTGCAGACGGCTACAAAGCAGTATAGCCTGGCAGAGGCCATCCCGATGGGTACGGACCAGGCCTTCAGCGTGATCACTGCCAACCTGAAGGGCTTCGGCAAGATTTTCCGCGGCGAGGTATCGGCCTCCAAGTCACTGAGTGGCCCGATCGGTATTGCACAGATCTTCGGCGATACGTTTAACTGGTACAAGTTCTGGAGCATCACCGGCATGCTCTCGATGGTGCTGGCTTTTATGAACTTCCTGCCGATTCCGGCGCTAGATGGCGGCCACGTGGTTTTCCTGACCTATGAAATGATCAGCGGCCGCAAGCCGTCAGATAACTTTTTGGAAAATGCTCAGAAAGTGGGCATGGTTTTATTGTTAGGCTTAATGGCATTTGCTATCTTTAACGATGTATTTAAGATAATCTTCTAA
- a CDS encoding LysM peptidoglycan-binding domain-containing protein → MNSIVRVALANLILLFVFAFNQAKAAPAPWPESITLGAVAAQSDSVYQVQQGDTYYSLSRRFNVPLDSLQTWNGNILQIGQTLYLTNPARKKQAAVKPAAAPSAKPAAKPTPVAQAASTTPPAPKPAPAKAAVAQKAAESTSASPAPEPKPAAYKTKSRILVVPFDPHLYFSDADMEIARQSRIPLQNVRHVFRARLNAMMAPEGYETIHLLGGVYRDSVSELSRLYKSLNYAYADNKQSRYNHQPAAREEKGGMLNWVKDQKGKLGIKGQPAVLPVAQDPEKHFGVTVKDPNFFSYFNNQYGIDYYVFINQFEVQTIYENCLDRAAQNYQRDFTVHYSIYDSKGQLVSGNKVKVPYESNINDVQRIVSDSMPNMAKRVLSDLPTARK, encoded by the coding sequence ATGAATTCCATCGTAAGAGTAGCACTGGCAAACTTAATCCTTCTTTTTGTTTTTGCATTTAACCAAGCTAAGGCTGCCCCCGCACCTTGGCCTGAAAGTATAACCCTGGGCGCTGTCGCGGCACAAAGCGACAGCGTGTACCAGGTGCAGCAGGGCGATACCTATTATAGCCTGTCGCGTCGGTTCAATGTGCCCCTGGACTCGCTTCAGACCTGGAACGGGAACATTCTTCAGATCGGGCAGACGCTCTACCTTACTAACCCTGCCCGTAAAAAGCAGGCCGCGGTCAAGCCGGCAGCGGCGCCTTCTGCAAAACCGGCCGCTAAACCAACTCCGGTAGCGCAGGCTGCATCCACTACTCCTCCAGCCCCAAAGCCTGCTCCTGCAAAGGCCGCAGTGGCTCAGAAAGCTGCGGAGAGCACTTCTGCCTCTCCAGCACCGGAGCCAAAACCGGCAGCCTACAAAACTAAGAGCCGCATTCTGGTCGTGCCTTTCGACCCGCACCTCTACTTCTCCGATGCTGATATGGAGATTGCGCGCCAGTCCAGGATTCCGCTCCAGAATGTGCGCCACGTGTTCCGTGCCCGCCTGAACGCCATGATGGCGCCGGAAGGCTACGAAACGATTCACCTGCTGGGCGGCGTGTACCGCGACAGTGTGAGCGAGTTGAGCCGCCTGTACAAGTCGCTGAACTATGCCTATGCCGACAATAAGCAGAGCAGGTATAACCACCAGCCGGCTGCCAGGGAGGAAAAAGGAGGGATGCTGAACTGGGTGAAGGACCAGAAAGGCAAACTGGGGATTAAAGGACAGCCAGCTGTATTGCCCGTGGCGCAGGATCCGGAAAAGCACTTCGGTGTTACCGTAAAGGACCCGAACTTCTTCAGCTACTTCAACAACCAGTACGGCATCGACTACTACGTCTTCATCAACCAGTTTGAGGTGCAGACCATTTACGAAAACTGCCTCGACCGGGCCGCCCAGAACTACCAGCGCGATTTTACGGTGCACTACAGCATCTACGACAGCAAGGGTCAGTTGGTATCCGGTAATAAGGTAAAAGTGCCCTATGAGTCCAACATCAACGATGTGCAGCGCATTGTAAGCGACAGCATGCCGAATATGGCCAAACGCGTCCTTTCTGATCTGCCAACGGCCCGGAAATAA
- a CDS encoding DUF6702 family protein: MKYKFLPFLVLLLAAFVAMPAAAHDYHASIADVRFNSRTQSLEVAVKVFMDDLENALSQRNKTKVVYNPASEQVKKYITDYLAANLALEVEKGKPLKQKFLGSEEDADVVWLYMEVPVQQASLPQLYVRNAVLTELFSDQMNIVNINYKGKTESVLLQRGETQKKVAL, from the coding sequence ATGAAGTATAAATTCCTGCCCTTTCTGGTGCTGCTGCTCGCAGCCTTTGTCGCCATGCCAGCTGCCGCCCACGATTACCACGCCAGCATTGCCGATGTGCGCTTTAATTCCCGTACGCAAAGCCTGGAGGTGGCCGTGAAGGTGTTTATGGATGATCTGGAGAACGCCCTTTCGCAGCGGAACAAGACCAAAGTAGTATACAATCCTGCATCGGAGCAGGTGAAAAAGTACATAACCGATTACCTGGCGGCCAACCTGGCGCTGGAGGTGGAGAAGGGAAAGCCGCTAAAACAGAAGTTCCTGGGCTCTGAGGAGGATGCCGATGTGGTGTGGCTATATATGGAGGTGCCGGTGCAGCAAGCGTCTCTGCCGCAACTGTACGTCAGGAACGCCGTGCTCACGGAGCTGTTCTCCGACCAGATGAACATCGTCAACATCAACTACAAAGGCAAAACAGAAAGCGTGCTGCTGCAGCGCGGCGAGACGCAGAAAAAGGTGGCGCTGTAG
- a CDS encoding DUF4184 family protein: MPFTAAHPAIILPLLCRRWFSATALVMGSMAPDFEYFFRLETRSQISHTLPGLFLFNLPVTLLLCVLFHTLVRDQAIQYLPPYFRQRALAVAYPADWLLYLRRHWLVVSLSALIGAFSHLFWDSFTHTGLYFVNLLPVLSSTFTIPFLGQEIALHRLVQHASTVVGFSFILWHVHLAPAKPLPKEQEGDPWLGFWLLIATAGYLFLLFNLMVRRHLERKPGHMIVTLISGWLIALFISGLVARLQRQSASKKG, from the coding sequence ATGCCCTTCACCGCTGCCCATCCGGCCATTATACTTCCGCTCCTTTGCCGGCGCTGGTTTTCGGCTACGGCGCTGGTTATGGGCAGCATGGCCCCTGACTTTGAGTATTTCTTCCGACTCGAGACCCGAAGCCAGATCAGCCATACCCTGCCGGGCCTCTTTCTGTTTAACCTGCCGGTAACCTTGTTGCTGTGCGTGCTCTTCCATACCCTGGTGCGCGACCAAGCCATCCAGTATCTGCCTCCCTACTTCAGGCAACGCGCGCTGGCTGTCGCTTATCCTGCAGACTGGCTACTATACCTGCGCAGGCACTGGCTCGTGGTGTCTTTATCTGCTCTGATAGGCGCTTTCTCGCACTTGTTCTGGGATAGCTTTACCCATACAGGCCTCTACTTTGTAAACCTGCTACCGGTCTTGTCCTCTACTTTCACGATACCCTTTCTTGGCCAGGAGATAGCACTGCACCGCCTGGTGCAGCATGCAAGCACGGTGGTGGGATTTTCGTTTATACTTTGGCATGTGCACCTGGCGCCGGCAAAGCCATTGCCGAAAGAGCAGGAAGGCGATCCCTGGCTTGGGTTCTGGCTTCTTATTGCCACGGCAGGCTACCTGTTCCTGCTCTTTAACCTAATGGTGCGCAGGCATTTGGAGCGCAAGCCTGGGCATATGATCGTAACGCTCATAAGCGGATGGCTGATTGCCCTGTTTATCTCCGGGCTTGTGGCAAGGCTCCAGCGCCAATCCGCAAGCAAAAAAGGCTGA
- a CDS encoding OmpA family protein has product MKRLFLLVFLLLTFLAPAMVQAQQIKHVDPDDKAESNLQVSKSQPAPELHLDFPNLNKIRYYHDRKKLSLIHRLEKRKQYNKVLPLLEEYVHHFGVQNFYKDTQLLWRLGQLHERQGNPEKAKALYRLVLKHHRADVRNVMSYYDSLEQNTKDYYVPLDYYYELVEYRKSIATFKPPKGVYLNMGNAINSPYADYGPTLNDENELLIFTSKRNVGGLQNRSNEDLYFSKQNNGFWQEAQSFGKPINSIYNEGSACLSRDGSTLYFARCEAPDSYGNCDIYMATRQEDGSWGQIRNLGANVNSDAWDSQPTLSKQEDTLYFASDRLGGFGLSDIYFTYKTKSGGWAPAQNMGPVINTRESEVSPFLHPKFQVLYFSSRGQLNHFGDFDIYKTYLVQGHWQEPRNIGPLVNGRGSEYYFTIDADSRNLYYARSEANDIQNLDLYSFPLPMEAHPLAVTKVEGILTDSVTQKPLSAVVSVIDMDNGIEISSKYVRPDGSFEFNLIDNTRYMILIQSPDFFTIERELELRGDTSIDFMTSVIDYSIPMVFENIEFDPMQSDITPEMEPILDEVAYFMIDHPTHRLEIAGHTDSAGDPDFNLTLSQDRADAIKRYIERKVNIGSDRIDAIGYGSSMPIREEVTEEDRRINRRVEFKIIKLRN; this is encoded by the coding sequence ATGAAACGCTTGTTCCTGTTGGTATTCCTCCTGCTCACGTTCCTGGCACCTGCCATGGTGCAGGCACAGCAAATAAAACACGTCGACCCCGACGATAAGGCTGAGTCTAACCTACAGGTCAGCAAATCACAGCCAGCACCGGAGCTGCACCTCGATTTCCCCAATTTAAATAAAATCCGTTATTATCACGACCGTAAGAAGCTATCTCTTATACATAGGCTGGAGAAACGTAAGCAGTATAACAAGGTTCTTCCGTTGTTGGAGGAGTACGTGCACCATTTTGGGGTACAGAACTTTTACAAGGATACCCAGCTTCTCTGGCGGCTGGGCCAGTTGCACGAGCGCCAGGGCAACCCCGAGAAAGCCAAGGCCCTGTATCGCCTGGTGCTGAAGCACCACCGTGCCGATGTAAGGAACGTGATGTCTTACTACGACTCGCTGGAGCAGAACACCAAGGACTACTACGTGCCGCTGGACTATTACTATGAACTGGTGGAGTACCGCAAGTCCATCGCCACGTTTAAGCCGCCCAAAGGTGTTTACCTGAACATGGGCAACGCCATCAACTCCCCCTATGCCGACTACGGCCCTACCTTGAACGACGAGAACGAGCTGCTCATCTTTACCTCCAAGCGCAATGTGGGCGGCCTGCAAAACCGCTCCAACGAGGATTTATACTTTAGCAAGCAGAACAACGGTTTCTGGCAGGAGGCGCAGTCGTTTGGCAAGCCGATTAACAGCATCTACAATGAGGGATCGGCCTGCCTGAGCCGCGACGGCAGCACCCTGTACTTTGCCCGCTGCGAGGCACCCGACAGCTACGGCAACTGCGACATTTACATGGCTACCCGCCAGGAGGATGGCAGCTGGGGACAGATCCGGAACCTGGGCGCCAACGTGAACAGCGATGCCTGGGATTCGCAGCCAACCCTCTCGAAGCAGGAGGACACCCTATACTTTGCCTCCGACCGCCTGGGCGGCTTTGGCCTCTCCGATATCTACTTTACCTATAAAACTAAGTCGGGCGGTTGGGCTCCGGCGCAGAACATGGGCCCCGTGATCAACACCCGCGAGAGTGAGGTAAGTCCTTTCCTGCACCCGAAGTTCCAGGTTTTATACTTTAGCTCGCGCGGTCAGCTCAACCACTTCGGCGATTTCGACATTTACAAAACATACCTGGTGCAGGGGCACTGGCAGGAGCCGCGCAACATTGGCCCGCTCGTAAACGGCCGTGGCAGCGAGTACTACTTCACCATCGATGCCGATTCCAGAAACCTATACTACGCCCGCTCCGAGGCTAACGACATCCAGAACCTGGACCTCTACTCCTTCCCGCTGCCGATGGAGGCACACCCGCTGGCCGTAACCAAGGTGGAGGGCATCCTTACTGACTCCGTTACCCAAAAGCCGCTCTCAGCCGTTGTCTCGGTCATCGACATGGATAACGGTATCGAGATATCGAGCAAGTACGTGCGCCCGGACGGCTCCTTTGAGTTTAACCTCATCGACAACACGCGTTACATGATCCTCATCCAGAGCCCTGACTTTTTCACGATAGAGCGGGAGCTGGAGCTTAGGGGGGATACCTCGATAGACTTTATGACCTCGGTGATCGATTACAGCATCCCGATGGTGTTTGAAAATATTGAGTTTGACCCAATGCAGTCGGATATCACGCCGGAGATGGAGCCGATCCTGGATGAGGTGGCTTACTTTATGATCGATCACCCGACGCACCGCCTCGAGATTGCCGGCCACACCGACAGTGCCGGCGACCCGGACTTCAACCTCACCCTCTCCCAGGACCGCGCCGATGCCATCAAACGGTACATTGAGCGCAAAGTGAATATCGGCAGCGACCGCATCGACGCCATTGGCTACGGCAGCAGCATGCCGATACGGGAGGAAGTGACCGAGGAGGACCGCCGCATTAACCGCCGCGTGGAGTTCAAGATTATTAAGCTGAGAAACTAA